From a single Canis lupus baileyi chromosome 14, mCanLup2.hap1, whole genome shotgun sequence genomic region:
- the COX7B2 gene encoding cytochrome c oxidase subunit 7B2, mitochondrial → MFPLARNALKRFKIRSIQPIRSRQKHKKHSPDFHDKYGDTVLASGTAFCVVAWVYTATQIGIEWNLSPVGRVTPQEWNDE, encoded by the coding sequence ATGTTTCCCTTGGCCAGAAATGCACTAAAAAGGTTCAAGATTCGAAGTATTCAACCAATTAGGTCAAGACAGAAACACAAAAAACACTCACCAGATTTCCATGACAAATACGGTGACACTGTACTAGCCAGTGGGACCGCTTTCTGTGTTGTTGCATGGGTGTATACAGCCACACAGATTGGGATAGAATGGAACCTATCTCCAGTTGGAAGAGTCACCCCACAAGAGTGGAATGATGAGTAA